The window GAAGTCGCCGCCGGGGTACTTGTCATCGCCTTTCAAAGCTGTCCGGGCGGCCTTGTTGCGCTTGAGGAAAAGCTCGACATCAGTCACGTTCGCCGCGCCGTCGCCGTCTTCGTCTTTCACCTGGCCGAGGATGACGGCGAGCGCCTTGGGCTTCTTGCGTTTGCCGTTTCCCTGGTCGTATTCCGGGAACAAGGCGAGCTGGCCGGCGATGGGGGAGCCGTCGTAACTGGTGGTGATGAGCTTTTTGAGACCGAGCTTGTTGAAGTTGGCGGCGAAGTACTTGAAGAAGTTGCTCTCGAAGGGGTCGTCGCAATTGCAGTAGACGACCTTGCCGCGGAAGGTGTCGGGATCGAACTCCAGGTAAGCCTCAACCTCTTTCTGGATGTCGACGTACTGGGTGTAGAACTCGTCCTGCTTGGCCGCCTTCGCGGCGCTCAGGCCCTGGTTCAGCGACTTGCTTGCCGTGGGCAATTTGGCCTCCTTGGGTTTGCTCGACGTCATCGCGGGCTAAAGATTCATGATACCGCAAGCAGGCGGTATAGCTTTGGGAGCCGGCGGCCGAAGTCCGATTAGGCACTATTGTATCCGCCTCACCGCCCCGTCACAATGAAAACGTCGCCGGCCCAGCCGGCGCTGCCCCTGACCGGCGCAACCCCGTCCGGCGGCGGTCGAAGCCCCTTGAGCACCGGCACGACCCCGGCGCGGACGACCGACGACTTGCCGCTGCCCGACGCGCCGACGACGGCCAGGAAACGCTGGTCGCGCAGGTCGTCGAGCAGGGTGGCGATGAGGCTCTCGCGCCCGAAGAACAGGGCGGCGTCGGCCTCGTTGTAGAACTCCAGCCCCTTATAGGGCGATTCGGCCGCTTCGTCCAGGTCGTCGAGCACCCAGACGAGCGCGGGGAATAGTTTTTCTAACCGGGCCAATAGCTGCGGTAATTTCGTGCGGCGATTGAGCAGTTCCAGCAGCTCGGTTGTCTTGGTGCTTTTGTTGCCGGGCGCCAACTGACCCCAATCCACGCCCAGGTCAAACGCCAGCGACTGTAATTCTTCCAGCGAGAAGCGCTCGACCATCTGGTGGTGAATGGTGACCAGTCGTTCGGTTGGGATCGGCCGATTCTGCTCCATGCGATGGCCTCGATGATGTACGCAAACGCCGATACGAGAGAGGGCAAAATTATAGCCGGGCGGGGGGAGGTGTCAAACTGGGGACTACCTCAAATAAGCCTGTATCTCATCGATCTTCCCCTGCGCCACCGCCTCATGGAGCAACGCCATCTCCTGCCGGCGCTTGAAGTACAGCGCGGCGTAGTTGCGCTGGATCAGTCCGCCGTGGAACAGGTAATGGCGGATGCGGCCGGCCCCCTCGTGGGTATCGACTAGCCCCAACGCGAAATCGACCAGCCGGGTAGTGGCGAAGTCGACCTGCTCATGCAGGTGGCCCATCAGCGTGTCGATGTCGGGGGCGGCGCCGGATTGGCCCAGGGCGCGGAACCTGTCGTAGCGGTTCATCGGTTGTTTGGTCATGTTTTCTCCTGGTGCGCCGGTCGTGTTCCGGCGTCCGTCACTGGGTGTCGCCGGTCAGCAAACCGGCGCGAGCAACAAAAAAGCGCGGCTGGTGGGCCGCGCTTTGGTCGCTAGTGGGTGAGTCCTGCCGTCAATCAGCCGTGGACAATCCTCCTGCGCGGGCGCGGCGCGGGCGGGGTATCCGAACAATCACTGACGAAGACGAACAGGTTACGCTTCATACGGGCGGCATTGTGCCACGAGATAAGGGTGAAGTCAATGGCGTAGTGGGGAAAGGATCGGTTTTTAGCGGGCGGCGATCAATTCCAGCGCCCAAGCTAGGTCTTCGTCGCGCAGCGGCGGCACGGGCGGCCGGCTGTAATCGAGGCTCAGGTCGTAGCGGGCGCGTTCGTAGAGGTCGTGGAAGATGCGGCCCAACTCCACCGGCGGCTCCTCGTCTTCCGGCAACAGGGGCAGGGTGAAGGTGGGTAGCTTGTCGCGTAGATTGAACGGGTGAAGATGGGCGCGCGGCCGGGTGCTGGCCCGGCTGACGAGGATGCGATAGTCGCTGTCGATGGGCCGGCCCTGGATGGGCATCGGCCGCCCGGCGCGCAACAGGTCGATTTCGACATAGCATAACAAAAGCGGGGGTGAAGCCGCGGCTACCGATCATTATTGCTAGTCGATCGGCAGCCGCTGCTTCGCGACTGGAGGAGATAACCCAAACTGCTACTACCATTATCCAAACGATCGTCAACAAATCGTCAACAAAACCCATATCCTGAGGGCAATATGTTAAAATGCGGTAATGTTCCGTAGACAACGCTCCGTTCTCCGTAAAATGAGGGGTTTCGGTTCGTTTACGGTCGTCAACAACAAGGAACGGCCATGCAAGGATTATCGATCGCGGTGATGGGGGATATGCGCGTCATGGCCGACGGGCGCGAATTCGGCGGTTTCCGCACGCGGCTGGCCCAGGCGCTGCTGATCTACCTGGCTTGCGAACCGGGCCGCCACCGCCGCGAGCATCTGATGTCTCTCCTGTGGCCCGGCTTGCCCCAGCTCTCGGCCCAGCAAAACCTGCGCCAGAATCTCTACTTCCTGCGCCAGAGCTTGCCGCTGGTGGCCGGGCGCGGTAACGGGGACCGGACGCCGCTCATTCTGGCCGACCGCGAGGCGCTGCAACTTAACCCCCACGCGCTGGTGGAGGTCGATGCCCGGCGGCTGGCCGACCTGCTCGATTTGCTCTACCCGACGCGGGCCTATCTGACCGAGGCCGCGGCCCTCTACCACGGCGATTTCCTGCGCGATTTCTACCTGCCCGACAGCAACCCCTTTGAAGAGTGGGCCACTGCCAGGCGCGAATCGTTCCGGCGGGGGGTGTTGCAGGTGCTGGAACGATTGACCGCCCTGGCCCTGGCCGATGAAGATTACGAGGGCGCCGAGGGGTACGTCCGCCGGCAGTTGGCGGTCGATCCGCTGCAAGACGCGGCCCACCGTAGCCTCATTGAAATATTGGCCCGCAGCGGCCGGCGCAGCGCCGCCCTGGCCCACTTTGAATCCTATAGCAAGCTGCTGAACGCCGAATTGGGCATCAATCCCGGCGCGGGGACGATGGCCTTGCTGGGTGCGATCCAGTCCGGCGCGGTGGCCCGGAGCGACCGGCAGCCCCAGGCCATTCGCGGCTACGAATTGGGCGAGGAATTGGGCCGGGGCAGTTTCGGCCTGGTCTACCGGGCCTATCAACCGGCCGTCGGCCGCGACGTGGCGATCAAGATCATCCCCGGCCGCTATGCCGACGACGCCGATTTCATTCGCCGCTTCGAGGCCGAGGCCCGCACCATTGCCCACCTGGAGCATCCCCAGATCGTCCCGCTCTACGACTATTGGCGCGAGCCGGGCCACGCCTATCTGGTCATGCGCTATTTGCGCGGCGGCAATCTGAGCACGCCGGTGCAGTGGTCGTTGGCGCAGGTGGCCCATATCGTCGATCAGGTGGCCGCCGCGCTCCATTACGCCCATCAGAACGGCATCATCCACCGCGACGTGAAGCCGGCCAACGTCCTGCTGGACACGGACGGCAACGCCTATCTGGCCGACTTTGGGCTGGCCCGGCTTTTCCGGCCGGGCGACGGCCTGCCGCTCAGCGAGTCGCTGAGCGGCACGCCGGAGTTCCTCTCACCCGAACAGGCGCGCGGCGAGGCGACGTCGCCGTTGAGCGATCAATACAGTCTGGGCCTTCTCATCTACCAGACGCTGACCGGCGCGCCGCCGTTCCGGGCCGACTCGCTGCTGCACCTGATCGAGATGCACCTGCGCCAACCGCTGCCGGCGGCGCGCGCCTTGCGGCCCGACGTGCCGGCGGCCGTCGATGCCGTTCTGGCCAAGGCCACGGCCAAGCAGGCGGCCGACCGGTTCGCCGACGTGGGCGCATTCGCGCAAGCCTTTCGCGCCGCCGCCGAGGGCCAACCGGCGCTTCTGATACCGCTGCAACCGCCGGCCGATATGCTCAATCCCTACAAGGGCTTGCTGGCCTTCACCGAGGCCGATAGCGAGCTGTTTTTTGGCCGCGCGGCCTTGACCAACCGCCTGGTGGCCCGGCTGTCGGCGCCGGAGGGGTCGCGGTTTCTGGCCGTCGTTGGGCCGAGCGGCAGCGGCAAGTCGTCGCTGGTCAAGGCCGGGCTGGTGCCCGCATTGCGCGCCGGAGCCATCCCCGGTTCCGAGAAATGGTTTGTCGTCGATATGATCCCCGGCCCGCACCCGTTCGAGGAATTGGAGACGGCTCTGCTGCGCGTGGCCGTCAACCCGCCGGACTCATTGGTGGAACAACTGCCAACCGACGAAGGAGGGATTTTGCGGGCGGTCAGGCGCTGTTTGCCGGGCAGCGGCGCGGAACTTTTGCTGATCATCGATCAATTTGAGGAGATGTTTACCCTGGTTGCCGACCGCGCCGTGGCGGCGCGCTTTCTCGATGGTCTGACGGCGGCGGTCAACGACCCGGATAGCCCGTTGCGCGTCATCCTCAGCCTGCGAGCCGACTTCTACGACCGGCCGCTGCTCCATCCCGGCCTGAGCGAGCTGATCCAACAGCGCACGGAAGTCGTCGTGCCGCTCACGACCGATGAATTGGTGCTGGCTATCGAGCGGCCGGTGGCGCGCTACGGCATCCAGGTGGAGCCGGAATTGGTGGCGGCGCTGGTGGCCGATGTGACTGAGCAGCCGGGGGCGCTGCCGCTGCTGCAATACACCCTCAGTGAGCTGTTCGAGGCGCGCCAAAACGGCCGGCTGACGCTGGGTGCGTACCGTGACCTGGGCGGCGTCAGTGGGGCGCTGGCCCAGCGGGCCGAGGCCATCTATGACGGCTTGAACGACGCCTGCCGGGCGGCCACCCACGCCCTTTTCTCCCGCCTGGTCACCCTGGGGGCGGAGGTGGAGGATACGCGGCGGCGCGTGTTGCGCGATGAGTTATTGGCCCTCGACGTGGCCGGCGGGCAACAAGCGCCCGGCGGGTCGCAGCAGTCGGCCATGGCCGAAGCCATCGACACCTATGGCGCGGCCCGCCTGCTGTTCTTCGACCGCGACCCGCTCACGCGCGGGCCGACGGTGGAGATCGCCCACGAGGCGCTCTTGCGCGCCTGGCCGCGGCTGCGCGACTGGCTGGATCAGGATCGCGGCGATTTGCGGCTGTGCCGATTACTGACCCAGGCCGAGGCGGAGTGGGCCGCCGCCGGCCACGACGACGACTTCCTGTTGCGCGGCGCGCGGCTGAATCAGTTGGCCCCGCTGGCCGAGGGGCACATCCCCCTCACCGGCCGCGAACTGGCCTTTCTGGAGGCCAGCCTCGCCGCCCGGCGCGAGCGGCTGGCCGCCGAAGAGGCGCGGCGACAGAGCGAGCTGGCCACGGCGCAACGGCTGGCCGAGACGGAACAACAACGGGCCGGCGAACAGGCATTGGCCGCGGCCCGGTTGCGGCGGCAGGCGGCGCTGCTGGCCGGGGCGCTGCTGGTGGCGGCGGCGCTGGCCGTGGCCGCCTTCCTGCTGGCCCGCCAGTCGGCCCGCAATGCCACGCTGGCCGCCGCCCGCGAACGCGAGGCGCTCGTCAACGCTGAACTGGCCGCCACGCGCGAGGCCGAGGCCATCGCCAGCGCCCGGGTGGCTACCTCGCGCGAGATTTCCCTGGCCGCGGCCAACACACTCAGCTTCGACCCGGAGTTGAGCATCCTGCTGGCCCTGCACGCGCTCCAGACGGCGCCGACGCAACAGGGCGAGGAGGCGCTCCATCAGGCGTTGCAACAGATGCGGGTTTTGGCGTCGTTCCCGACCGCGACGACGGGCCAGACCGCGCCCCACTTCGCCCTCAGCCCCGACGGCCGGCAGGTCGCCACCGCCGACGCGACTACCCTGACCATCCGCGACACGCTCTCAGGCGAGGTGTTGCGCGCCTTACCGTTGGTGGCGACGGCGACCGCTCATTATCATCTGGCCTTTGATGCCGGCGGCGAACGCCTCACCATTTTATCGGCCACGAATGACCGTACGGCGTTGACCAGCCAGACCTGGAATCTGGCCGACGTCGAAACGGTGACCTCGGCCACGTTTCCGCTGGCGCTGGGCGATCCGGCGGTCATTGCCCTTAGCCCCGACTGGTCATTGATGGCCGTCGGCCGCAACGAAACGACCGTCGAGATATGGGACATCCCCGCCGCGCGGCCCATCGCCGTCCTGGATGGCTTTGAAGATATTGTGACCGACGTGGATTTTGATCCCACAGGTCAATTCATGGCTGCCGGCGTTCGCAATGGCGCGGTCACTCTGTGGGCGATGGCCGACCTGCGGGACAAAACCTTGCCGCCGCCGATTGCCACCATCGGCGGTCAATCGGACGCCGACGACGCCGGTGGATTGGTGCATCTGAGATTTATTGATGCTCGTAGCCTGGCCCTCGGCTTTTTAGGGCAGGTCGAGGTGTGGGACATTACTCAGCCCGACCGGCCGCGCTATACCCTGGTCGAGAACGCCTTGCTGACGCTGGACGTGGCCGTCACGCCCGACCTGACCCGCCTGGCGACGGCCGGGCAGGACGGCACGGCCCACATCTGGCAGCCGGCGACCGGCGAACACATTCTGGCGCTGGCCCGCCATCAGTCGCCGGTGACGGCCGTGCGCTTCGGCCCCGGGCCGGAGCGGCTGTATACGCTGGATCGCGACGGGCTGTTCCGCGTGTGGGATGCGCGCCCCCACGCCCTGGGCGAGAAGGCCACGCTGACCGTCGACCGCGGCGTCTTTGATATTCAACTGAACCCCGACGAGACGGAATTGGCTCTGGGCAATGCCGCCGGCCCGGCGGCCGTCTGGGATATTGCCGGCGGCCAACGGCGCTTCGTGATGCCCGGCGATGTCGGCGGCGTCTATCGTGTGGCTTACGATCCGGCGGGGCAGTGGGTCGCCGCCGTGGGCACGGATAACCGGATTCGGATTTACGACGCGACCAGCGGCGAGATGCTCCGCCAATGGGCCGGTCATGGGGCCGGATTGACGGCCGGGTTGTTCCCCGGCACGCTGGACGTAGCCTTCAGCCCCGACGGGACGCGGCTGGCTACGGCCGGGGCCGACGGGTTGGCCAAGGTGTGGGACGCCGCGACCGGCCGTGAGTTACTGACCTTTGCCGGGCACAGCGACAGCCTGCTGAGTCTGGTCTGGAGTCCGGACGGCCGGGCCATCGCCACGTCGAGCGACGAAGGGGACGCCTCGATCCTGCTCTGGAACCCGGACACGGGCGAGATCATCCACCGGCTGGTGGGGCACACCATTCGCGCCTGGGGGCTGGCCTTCAGCCCGGACGGCGCGATCCTGATCAGCGGCGGGGCGCGCGGCGAGATCAAGGCCTGGGACGTGGCGACCGGGGCGAATCTCTATGCGGTGCTCGATGAGTCCGACGACATCGGCTCGGTGACGTTCACGCCCGACGGCCAACAGTTTTTCACCAGCGGCTCAGTGCCGCTGCGGTTGCGGCGCGTGGCCGACGGCGCGGAACTGCTGTTCTTGTCCGATTCGCTAATCTGGTCAACGGCCATCAGCCGGGATGGGCGCTGGCTCTACGCCGCCGACGTGGCAGGCAGCGTGCGCGTCATGGCCGTCCATCTGGCCGACGCCGTGGCGATTGCCCACGAACGGCTGACCCGCTGGTGGCGGGCGGAGGAGTGTCTGGCCTATCTGCATACCGAGGAGTGCCCACCTGCGCCGGAGGGGTTTGCAGCGAATGAGTAGACCTGACCACGCCTACTATCAAATATGGTATAATTGCCGGCATGTCGGAATATGTGTCGGTCTCTATCCCTGAAGCGCTGGCGCGGCGAGCGCGCGAGCTGGCCCGCGAACGCCGTCGTTCCCTCGATACCGTGATTGCCGAGGTGCTGGATGAGGCGTTGCCGCCGGGAGAAACTCCCGAACCGGCCGATGGCGAGGACGAGGTTGTTTTGCGCGAGATGCAGGCTTACACCGCGCTTTACCCGGCATTGCGGGCATCGTATCCTGGACAACACGTCGCGGTAGTAGACGGCCAACTTGTCGACCACGACGGCGATCCGGAGGCCCTCTATCGTCGCGTCATCGCTCGCTACCCGGATCGCTTCGTCTGGCTAACAAAAGTCGAAGATGAACCGCTGGCGACATTGAATTTCCGATCACCACGCCTTATCTCGGTTCCATGACAGCGATTTACACCTTTAACTACGATACATCTTATAATCCGTCCATCCCTTCCGTTGATCTGGAAATCGGCCCGGCGCTTGGTGAAATGGCGATGG is drawn from Candidatus Promineifilum breve and contains these coding sequences:
- a CDS encoding DUF4058 family protein; translated protein: MLCYVEIDLLRAGRPMPIQGRPIDSDYRILVSRASTRPRAHLHPFNLRDKLPTFTLPLLPEDEEPPVELGRIFHDLYERARYDLSLDYSRPPVPPLRDEDLAWALELIAAR
- a CDS encoding nSTAND1 domain-containing NTPase, which produces MQGLSIAVMGDMRVMADGREFGGFRTRLAQALLIYLACEPGRHRREHLMSLLWPGLPQLSAQQNLRQNLYFLRQSLPLVAGRGNGDRTPLILADREALQLNPHALVEVDARRLADLLDLLYPTRAYLTEAAALYHGDFLRDFYLPDSNPFEEWATARRESFRRGVLQVLERLTALALADEDYEGAEGYVRRQLAVDPLQDAAHRSLIEILARSGRRSAALAHFESYSKLLNAELGINPGAGTMALLGAIQSGAVARSDRQPQAIRGYELGEELGRGSFGLVYRAYQPAVGRDVAIKIIPGRYADDADFIRRFEAEARTIAHLEHPQIVPLYDYWREPGHAYLVMRYLRGGNLSTPVQWSLAQVAHIVDQVAAALHYAHQNGIIHRDVKPANVLLDTDGNAYLADFGLARLFRPGDGLPLSESLSGTPEFLSPEQARGEATSPLSDQYSLGLLIYQTLTGAPPFRADSLLHLIEMHLRQPLPAARALRPDVPAAVDAVLAKATAKQAADRFADVGAFAQAFRAAAEGQPALLIPLQPPADMLNPYKGLLAFTEADSELFFGRAALTNRLVARLSAPEGSRFLAVVGPSGSGKSSLVKAGLVPALRAGAIPGSEKWFVVDMIPGPHPFEELETALLRVAVNPPDSLVEQLPTDEGGILRAVRRCLPGSGAELLLIIDQFEEMFTLVADRAVAARFLDGLTAAVNDPDSPLRVILSLRADFYDRPLLHPGLSELIQQRTEVVVPLTTDELVLAIERPVARYGIQVEPELVAALVADVTEQPGALPLLQYTLSELFEARQNGRLTLGAYRDLGGVSGALAQRAEAIYDGLNDACRAATHALFSRLVTLGAEVEDTRRRVLRDELLALDVAGGQQAPGGSQQSAMAEAIDTYGAARLLFFDRDPLTRGPTVEIAHEALLRAWPRLRDWLDQDRGDLRLCRLLTQAEAEWAAAGHDDDFLLRGARLNQLAPLAEGHIPLTGRELAFLEASLAARRERLAAEEARRQSELATAQRLAETEQQRAGEQALAAARLRRQAALLAGALLVAAALAVAAFLLARQSARNATLAAAREREALVNAELAATREAEAIASARVATSREISLAAANTLSFDPELSILLALHALQTAPTQQGEEALHQALQQMRVLASFPTATTGQTAPHFALSPDGRQVATADATTLTIRDTLSGEVLRALPLVATATAHYHLAFDAGGERLTILSATNDRTALTSQTWNLADVETVTSATFPLALGDPAVIALSPDWSLMAVGRNETTVEIWDIPAARPIAVLDGFEDIVTDVDFDPTGQFMAAGVRNGAVTLWAMADLRDKTLPPPIATIGGQSDADDAGGLVHLRFIDARSLALGFLGQVEVWDITQPDRPRYTLVENALLTLDVAVTPDLTRLATAGQDGTAHIWQPATGEHILALARHQSPVTAVRFGPGPERLYTLDRDGLFRVWDARPHALGEKATLTVDRGVFDIQLNPDETELALGNAAGPAAVWDIAGGQRRFVMPGDVGGVYRVAYDPAGQWVAAVGTDNRIRIYDATSGEMLRQWAGHGAGLTAGLFPGTLDVAFSPDGTRLATAGADGLAKVWDAATGRELLTFAGHSDSLLSLVWSPDGRAIATSSDEGDASILLWNPDTGEIIHRLVGHTIRAWGLAFSPDGAILISGGARGEIKAWDVATGANLYAVLDESDDIGSVTFTPDGQQFFTSGSVPLRLRRVADGAELLFLSDSLIWSTAISRDGRWLYAADVAGSVRVMAVHLADAVAIAHERLTRWWRAEECLAYLHTEECPPAPEGFAANE
- a CDS encoding nSTAND1 domain-containing NTPase, whose translation is MEQNRPIPTERLVTIHHQMVERFSLEELQSLAFDLGVDWGQLAPGNKSTKTTELLELLNRRTKLPQLLARLEKLFPALVWVLDDLDEAAESPYKGLEFYNEADAALFFGRESLIATLLDDLRDQRFLAVVGASGSGKSSVVRAGVVPVLKGLRPPPDGVAPVRGSAGWAGDVFIVTGR
- a CDS encoding DUF5678 domain-containing protein, with the translated sequence MSEYVSVSIPEALARRARELARERRRSLDTVIAEVLDEALPPGETPEPADGEDEVVLREMQAYTALYPALRASYPGQHVAVVDGQLVDHDGDPEALYRRVIARYPDRFVWLTKVEDEPLATLNFRSPRLISVP